One window of the Sphaerochaeta associata genome contains the following:
- a CDS encoding Gx transporter family protein: protein MSRTERKIAFVAAVTLLLSTLEYLIPKPLPFLRLGLANLPLLLILNTFSLKAYSIVLLLKAIGQGMVSGTLFSYLFFISLAGTVSSGLAMKALKTALGGKVSLIGCSIAGAFVSNLAQLQVASLVAYGPSIWIAAPLMLTLGVVSSLVLGLLAELYLQKGTLPKAFVEETLELSIPLTEEAKHYPAVAFASLLCIIAIITAEGLLVLALVTALMYFLQIISGRRLRLLPPLMLLLSLILLSLFEPNGKVLLSLGSAAFTEGSLILALGKALRLMSLLAASQCLVASNPKLKGKGGAILLLTLSYFGLLSTSFRSTKGSLTERVDQTLLRVARAETAPNIPGKQKRGINTGLFIAGAVLVSVLSLSSKFFL, encoded by the coding sequence ATGTCACGAACTGAACGGAAAATCGCCTTTGTCGCTGCAGTCACACTGCTGCTCTCCACCCTGGAGTACCTCATCCCCAAGCCCCTTCCTTTCCTCAGGCTCGGACTTGCAAACCTTCCGCTTCTCCTCATTCTTAACACCTTCAGCCTGAAGGCCTACAGCATCGTGCTGCTGCTCAAGGCCATCGGACAAGGAATGGTCTCAGGCACGCTGTTCTCCTACCTCTTCTTCATCTCCCTTGCAGGCACCGTATCCAGCGGCTTGGCCATGAAAGCACTGAAAACAGCGCTTGGAGGGAAGGTATCGCTGATCGGCTGCAGCATAGCCGGAGCTTTTGTCAGCAACCTCGCCCAGCTTCAGGTCGCCTCTCTGGTCGCATACGGCCCTTCCATCTGGATCGCAGCCCCGCTCATGCTCACCCTCGGCGTGGTTTCAAGCCTTGTCCTCGGACTTCTTGCAGAACTCTACCTGCAGAAAGGAACCCTGCCCAAAGCATTCGTTGAAGAGACACTTGAACTCTCCATTCCCCTTACCGAGGAAGCAAAACACTATCCCGCGGTTGCCTTTGCAAGCCTGCTCTGCATCATTGCCATCATCACAGCCGAAGGCTTGCTGGTCTTGGCATTGGTTACCGCCCTTATGTACTTCCTGCAGATCATAAGCGGCAGGAGGCTGCGCCTGCTGCCCCCTCTGATGCTCCTTCTTTCGCTGATTCTACTCAGCTTGTTCGAACCCAACGGAAAGGTACTCCTCTCCCTTGGTTCGGCAGCCTTCACAGAAGGCTCGCTCATCCTCGCCCTGGGCAAAGCCCTGCGCCTGATGAGCCTGCTTGCAGCCAGCCAGTGCCTGGTGGCCAGCAACCCCAAGCTCAAGGGAAAAGGCGGAGCAATCCTTTTACTCACTCTCTCCTACTTCGGTCTTCTCTCCACATCCTTCCGCTCGACCAAGGGAAGCTTGACCGAGCGCGTGGACCAGACGCTTTTACGGGTTGCACGTGCAGAGACAGCGCCAAACATACCGGGCAAGCAAAAGAGAGGAATCAACACAGGCCTCTTCATTGCAGGAGCCGTGCTTGTGTCGGTATTGTCATTAAGTAGCAAATTCTTCTTATAA
- a CDS encoding NusG domain II-containing protein: protein MKRPPVTLLTDIVILGLAIAAILWISGNTLSSGSGYLQVQTHDGTYRYALATDREIHVQGPLGDTHIIIEDGRAHIHDSACPTKSCTQQRPIFSARSWIACLPNQILLTIVGESEGDMEVDDVTN from the coding sequence ATGAAACGTCCGCCTGTCACGCTGCTCACCGATATAGTCATACTCGGCCTTGCGATTGCCGCCATCCTATGGATCAGCGGCAATACCCTCAGTTCCGGCAGCGGCTATCTGCAGGTACAGACGCACGACGGCACCTACCGCTACGCACTTGCAACCGACAGGGAGATCCACGTACAAGGACCGCTTGGCGATACGCACATCATCATCGAGGACGGCAGAGCCCACATCCACGATTCAGCCTGTCCCACCAAAAGCTGCACCCAACAACGGCCCATCTTCAGTGCAAGAAGCTGGATCGCCTGCCTGCCCAACCAAATCCTGCTGACCATCGTCGGAGAGAGTGAAGGAGACATGGAGGTGGACGATGTCACGAACTGA
- a CDS encoding response regulator transcription factor, whose product MKVIYVVDGNLEDREGIKQYLELSGYEVQAYEDLHGVQMAISRQAPDLLLLEVQLPDGDGFNFLKKLKQSYSFPVIFVTGRVAESDRILGFELGSDDYVCKPFSSKELVLRVHALFRRIDVSVSAFRSGSTWTLGNSVLQLDEVSHMFSVDGRQVPLTAAEWRIMSYLVSNSGILITRSQILEHCFDYSFESYDRIVDTHVKNMRAKMGPLGSQWIETVRGYGYRFAGKSTSGKPGSEGQD is encoded by the coding sequence ATGAAAGTGATTTATGTTGTTGATGGCAATCTTGAGGATCGGGAAGGGATCAAGCAGTACCTTGAATTGTCCGGTTATGAGGTGCAGGCGTACGAGGACCTGCACGGGGTGCAGATGGCTATTTCACGCCAGGCTCCCGACTTGTTGTTGTTGGAGGTTCAGTTGCCCGATGGCGATGGCTTTAACTTTTTAAAGAAGTTGAAGCAGTCATACTCCTTTCCGGTGATTTTTGTGACGGGACGGGTGGCTGAGAGCGACAGGATTCTGGGCTTCGAATTGGGTTCGGACGACTATGTCTGCAAGCCGTTCAGTTCGAAGGAGCTTGTGCTCAGGGTGCATGCCCTGTTTCGAAGGATCGATGTCAGCGTCTCTGCGTTCCGCAGTGGTTCGACCTGGACGCTTGGCAATTCGGTTCTGCAGCTTGATGAGGTGTCGCACATGTTCAGTGTCGATGGAAGGCAGGTTCCCCTTACTGCTGCAGAGTGGAGGATTATGAGTTATTTGGTGAGCAACAGTGGAATTCTCATCACCCGGTCCCAGATTCTGGAGCACTGCTTCGACTATAGCTTCGAGTCGTACGATCGAATCGTCGATACCCATGTGAAGAACATGCGGGCGAAAATGGGGCCGCTTGGTTCGCAGTGGATCGAGACGGTGCGCGGGTATGGATACCGGTTCGCCGGCAAGAGTACTTCCGGCAAGCCGGGAAGTGAAGGTCAGGATTAA
- a CDS encoding response regulator transcription factor: protein MADQKQEIKELIYIVEDHEVIREGVRQYLELSGYAVRGFANLKSAREAFAAQVPSLLIQDVMLPDGDGFAFVKQLKEKTDCPVIFMTARTEESDRILGFELGADDYISKPFSPKELVLRVQAVLRRYRNGSYEPSDGLLYVGEHWMRFDEQDHRLEVDDNLVILTAAEWRILSHLIQNSHHLVSRSQILEECFDYSVESYERVVDTHIKNIRSKLGDGPWIETVRGYGYRFIGHERERAEV, encoded by the coding sequence ATGGCAGACCAAAAACAAGAGATCAAAGAGCTTATTTATATCGTTGAGGATCACGAGGTGATACGTGAGGGGGTGCGCCAGTACCTGGAGCTCTCCGGCTATGCCGTTCGTGGGTTTGCCAATCTGAAGAGCGCCCGTGAGGCGTTTGCAGCCCAAGTCCCTTCCTTGTTGATTCAGGATGTGATGCTGCCCGACGGCGATGGCTTTGCGTTTGTGAAGCAGCTGAAGGAGAAAACCGATTGTCCGGTGATCTTCATGACAGCCCGCACCGAGGAGAGCGACCGCATCCTGGGTTTTGAGCTTGGCGCCGATGACTACATTTCCAAGCCATTCTCGCCCAAGGAGTTGGTGCTGAGAGTCCAGGCGGTGCTGCGAAGGTACCGAAACGGCAGCTACGAACCCAGTGACGGCCTGCTCTATGTAGGGGAACACTGGATGCGTTTCGATGAGCAGGATCACCGCTTGGAGGTGGATGACAATCTGGTCATTCTCACTGCAGCGGAGTGGAGGATTCTCTCCCATTTGATTCAGAATTCCCATCACTTGGTTTCGCGCTCCCAGATTCTGGAGGAGTGTTTTGATTATTCGGTTGAATCGTATGAGCGGGTGGTGGACACCCATATCAAGAACATCCGCTCCAAGCTCGGCGACGGGCCTTGGATCGAGACGGTGCGCGGCTATGGCTACCGCTTCATCGGTCATGAGAGAGAAAGAGCAGAGGTATGA
- a CDS encoding sensor histidine kinase gives MRKQFVRLFLSFVLVLAVVLGIQGIVVFASLQNQRASWTESVFQEYLDTFTANLKAGLSSTPSSFFAIEQLLLVSADDRVSGLYIRNPDGTVAVAYGNTSSGNSLPIPRPRPSEGPMTTMHHDLPMAEEAIGDQGFTSSEMHSDVYVVKILQSGSVTSLMVSKQSERQKQTVLLPPQVKANDIAGSLVIMYNNEVLGMVDVLTYTPFTYKNTGRLFKGLLYPFLWAMPFAFIIALLMAASVSRRSQRYTSGIQAALQHLSSGENGVELPSTKIDEQKVINASIQQLDENLLLNKVSRQAWLRSISHDLNTPVASMKLLLDGMSDGVFPVTEQMLRNLKRENDTLSDRIALVSLYANLQSPDTKATQSELDVASFIQQVFDAFSDEQKDRIYIDADDARLIADQKLLSYACKALLSNALQASDESVGWAIGENCMTFTNTGHLAEGIDFFEPWTKGDSSRGTAGSGLGLPIVKQVMRLHQGTAIIEEREGNVIVSLRW, from the coding sequence ATGAGAAAGCAATTTGTACGACTATTCCTAAGTTTTGTGTTGGTGCTTGCCGTTGTGTTGGGCATCCAGGGGATCGTCGTGTTTGCAAGCCTGCAAAATCAACGTGCTTCCTGGACCGAGTCGGTGTTTCAGGAGTATTTGGATACCTTCACTGCCAATCTGAAGGCCGGGCTCTCCAGCACGCCTTCCTCGTTCTTCGCCATCGAGCAGTTGCTGCTTGTTTCAGCCGATGACCGCGTCAGCGGTTTGTATATCCGTAATCCCGATGGAACGGTAGCCGTTGCCTATGGGAATACCAGCAGCGGTAATTCGCTTCCCATCCCAAGGCCGAGACCCTCTGAGGGGCCGATGACGACGATGCACCACGATCTCCCAATGGCTGAGGAGGCGATAGGTGATCAGGGTTTCACCTCTTCTGAGATGCACAGTGATGTGTATGTGGTAAAGATTTTGCAATCGGGTTCGGTGACTTCGCTCATGGTGAGCAAGCAGAGTGAGCGGCAGAAGCAGACGGTTTTACTTCCGCCTCAGGTAAAGGCCAACGATATTGCAGGCAGTCTGGTGATCATGTACAACAATGAGGTGCTGGGGATGGTCGACGTGCTGACGTACACTCCCTTTACCTATAAGAATACGGGCAGGCTGTTCAAGGGCTTGCTCTACCCCTTCCTGTGGGCGATGCCGTTCGCCTTCATTATTGCTCTTTTGATGGCTGCCTCGGTATCCAGACGCAGCCAGCGCTATACCAGCGGTATCCAAGCAGCGCTTCAGCATCTCTCCAGCGGGGAGAACGGTGTCGAGCTTCCTTCCACCAAGATTGATGAGCAGAAGGTGATCAATGCTTCCATTCAACAGTTGGATGAGAACTTGTTACTCAACAAGGTGAGCAGGCAGGCATGGCTTAGAAGCATCAGTCATGATCTCAATACCCCGGTTGCCAGCATGAAGCTCTTGCTTGATGGGATGTCCGACGGGGTGTTCCCTGTTACTGAACAGATGCTTAGAAACCTGAAGAGGGAGAACGATACGCTCTCCGATCGTATTGCCTTGGTTTCCCTGTATGCAAATCTACAAAGTCCCGACACAAAAGCCACACAATCGGAGCTTGATGTCGCTTCGTTCATCCAACAGGTATTCGATGCGTTCTCCGACGAGCAGAAGGACCGCATCTATATTGATGCCGATGATGCCCGGCTGATAGCCGACCAGAAACTCCTTTCCTATGCTTGCAAGGCTCTTTTGTCAAATGCCTTGCAAGCAAGCGATGAGTCGGTGGGGTGGGCGATCGGGGAGAACTGCATGACCTTCACCAATACGGGACATTTGGCTGAGGGCATCGATTTCTTCGAGCCCTGGACGAAGGGCGACAGCAGCCGCGGGACTGCAGGAAGCGGTCTGGGACTTCCAATCGTCAAGCAGGTGATGCGCCTGCATCAGGGGACGGCAATCATAGAAGAGCGTGAGGGCAATGTGATTGTCAGCCTCAGATGGTGA
- the yfcE gene encoding phosphodiesterase, with product MIYLFASDIHGSAYAMHKLLEVYHSSKASKLILLGDLLYHGPRNDLPNEYNPKETSRLQNSLKESLICVKGNCEAEVDQMVLEFPVLADSAIMYLEQLGGRMIYLHHGHKPLPPLSSGTVVVSGHTHIPVAEEKDGLVFINPGSVAIPKGGYPASYCILEDRTFTILDFSGKVIMSLTI from the coding sequence ATGATATACCTTTTTGCCTCTGACATCCATGGAAGTGCATACGCAATGCATAAGCTTTTGGAAGTCTATCACTCATCCAAAGCCTCCAAGCTTATACTGCTAGGGGACTTGCTCTATCATGGCCCTCGCAATGACCTTCCCAATGAGTATAACCCAAAAGAAACGAGTAGGCTACAAAATAGTTTGAAAGAATCGTTAATTTGTGTAAAAGGTAATTGTGAAGCCGAGGTGGACCAAATGGTCCTGGAATTCCCCGTACTTGCTGACAGCGCAATCATGTACCTTGAGCAGCTTGGAGGGAGAATGATCTACCTACACCATGGGCATAAGCCGCTTCCACCACTCTCTTCAGGGACTGTTGTCGTAAGCGGACACACCCATATTCCCGTAGCAGAAGAAAAGGATGGATTGGTCTTCATCAATCCAGGTTCTGTGGCCATACCAAAGGGCGGCTATCCTGCTTCCTATTGTATATTGGAAGACCGAACCTTCACAATCCTTGATTTCTCCGGCAAAGTTATCATGAGCCTCACCATCTGA